Genomic segment of Marmota flaviventris isolate mMarFla1 chromosome 4, mMarFla1.hap1, whole genome shotgun sequence:
CATACCTCAAGTGGAGCCTAACACATAAATTTCTGgtaaacattttttgaataaatgaatgtagaTCTAGCTTGATCTCAGAATAGAATATCTAGATGAATGTATGAACGGAACTTCTTTAGCTAATCTTGATAATCACTTTTCAGCCCATCTTTCAAAAACTGAATAGCAGTAAGTGTGGGATGATAAACCCTGATAAAAACCTGTAGTAGGCTTCTACGTTTTGAATTTAAGAGCTCCATATGCCTTCACACAAACAATTCAGTTAGAGgtcatttggtttttctttagtgGAAAAATTGAAAACCTGAAGAAGAAGATAGTATACTTCAACATAAAATCTcaagaaacaaaggaaagaaaaacacataagCAATTTAGTCATGGTACCAATATggagttttggtttttttattttggtgtagggattgaacccaggacctcacacacttcaggcaagtgttctaccactgagccacatccctaggtcTTTAATTCTTATTAAGGTGGAAATTCTTAAACACAGACAAGTGGTAGCTCATTTTAGTTATTGAAAATGTCacagtgctaagtgaaataacccaatcccaaaaaaccaaaggccaaatgttttctctgataagtggatgctgatccataatggggggtgggagagggcatatgagaaatggaggaactttggattgggcctaggggagggaggagaaaggaaggggcctggagggtaggaaagattgtggaatgaggtggacatcattactctaagcgCATGTACATATGGTGCTGCACATATGTGTAAGGCCATATCGtgtatgtacaaccagagaaatgaaaagttgtgctgcaattgtatacgatgaatcaaagtgcattctgctgtcatatatacctaattagaatagtaagttaattaattaattaaaaaaaaaagaaaatatcacaaggATATACATAGAATATCTAGCTTTAAATAGTGTATAGCCTCCATTAAAAACTCATGGCAAAAGATATGGCCAGGTGAAAACGAATAGCTTTTCAACCATATGTTGAAAGTTGGGGAATGACATAATTGAGTTCTAAGAAAATGATCAATCATTGTAACTCAGTTGAAAGTATCACATTTTTATTGTCATGAATTAAGGAGGACTTTGTAggtaaaatactaaaatatgtcACTGCAAATTTACTATgcaattttagtatttattttctttagaaaataatgtTAAGTCTTGCCTGTGGAGTTAGGTTGCTTGGATTTATGTCCTGGTTCTGCCACTTACCAACTGGTTACCTTGGCCAGGGACCTTCTGACTGGGTCACTTAATATTGAATAGTAATAGCCTACTTCCTGAGGATCAAAGGAAGGAATGCACAGTGCCCAGTAATGACTCCCACAGTGAACTGTCCTCCTTAAtcttaacattttcttatttaccttttttaGAATTGTATTCCCATTGGAGAGCAGCTTCAGTCAGTTTTGGGAACTACCGGGTATAAGCATATGATTGCACTCCAGCCATCGTCCACTTCAGGAGCCTTGGACAAGTCATCCTCCACACCTTTCCCTTTTAGAACTGAATTGACATCTGCAAACAGGACTGAAACCTTACAGGCTTTCATCGACAAAAGCACCAGGCCACCTGGGGAAGGAAATACCACCAGCCGCGACAGGTGTAAAACTGTGCCACAAAACCATTCCCTTCTTGAGAATGATCTTAAAAATGCAGTATCTTCTTTCTTACCAAAGAAGGCGAGTGACGGCTCACTGCCCAGCTCTGAGTTGCTGCCCTTTCTCCAAAATCTGTGCAGTCAAGTTAACCATCTTCGCGTGGGACACAACGCCAAGTGGCAGGAAAACGTCTCCAAGCCCCGTGAAGGCATTGTTGGTGTTGCGTGAGTATTTTATCTCAAGACAAATGTGGTTACAAATGAGGTTTATAGCCGGTAGGTGAGAGAATCAGATGAAGGGGAAACAGATCTGTCTCAATGAACAATCTTTCCAGAGAAAATTTGAGCAGTTTTTGCATTTTACCATGAACACGCTTGTGGGCAATAACTGTTCTCCAGAGAGAAATGCATGGCTGTGACAGAAGTGCCTATAACTGAAGGTGCTGCACACCTCTCGGGCATTTGGTGGAAGGGTTACCAGCAACAGTTGTGGGTTGGAGTAGAAGGCTATTTGCATGAGTGGAAAGGTGCTGTGGTAATAATGATCTTTACATTGTTTTTCTAGCTGGGTATACTAAGCATGTCATTGCTTTGTAGATTATATTTGGTCTAGGTTAACTTTGGAATTATCAAAAACTATTTTAGGATGGTGATTATCTGTAGGATACAAGTTTTTATGCTCTAGTCTCTTAATCCCTTACCTTGACAACATGCTTCAATTAGAAGTGGCTGAGGACTTCGTATGTTCTTAATCCTTTTCACAAATATAGTGTGTCAAAATAGTATTCTAGATTGGAATTCAGGACTTTGGTCATAGTTTTCGTTTATTTTCTATACTTAATCTCTCTTAGAATTTTCATCTAAAAATGAGATAGTTATATTAGTTTGGAACTAAATACCACTAACCACCAGCAGGATCAGTTGGCATTTATAGAACTCTCTGCCAACAGTAGcagagtacattttttttttttttttgaagattcaCAAAGATAAATTATATGATAAGTCGTAAAGCACACCTAATGAAGTTTAAGGGGATTGGATCATAGAAAGTGCTTTCTCTGGCTACAAAAGACAAGAAATCATATCTATAACAGAAAGACAAGACATTTAGATTGACAAAACACCTGTAAACTAAACAACACTTGTAAATCTATGATTCAAGAAGTCTcaacagaaaattttttttacGAATATATGAAAATAGCAATAGATCAAAATTTGTGTGATTCAGCTAAAGAGGTTTTGCTAAGAACTTGTTTACCACTGTATGCTTGCATTAGAAAAGAGCAGAGTTTTCAAATCAATACTATAAAACTACAGCtactcaataaaaatgaaatagataatcTGAATAGTCTTATAAGcactaaagaaattgaatttttcatttaaaagccAAGCAAAAGGAACCCAAAGCaagcagaagaatgaaacaataaagaacagaaatctatttaattgaaaaaaaaatcaattaaaaagctggttctttgaaaatttcagtaaaattgacaaatttctagcaAGACTGGCAAATAAGAGATGACACAAATCACCAATCTGAAGAATGTAATGGGAAATACCATTACAGGGCCTCGAGCCATAATAAAGATAAGGGAATATTGTAACAATTTGATTGACAACTAGGAGGAAATGGATTAATTccttaaaaaacacaaattatcaAACTCAAccaacatgaaataaataatggaaCACTTCTATGGCCACTAAATACTATATTCAAAATTGAAGAGATCGTGAAAAAGAAATGTCCTGTCCCAAATGCTTTCACTCAAGAATTctgccaaacatttaaagaaaaccacTTTTACACATttccaaaaaatagaagaggagggAAGACTTCCCAACTCATTTCATGAAGCCAGCATTACTCTGCTACCCAGACTAAATTATCCCCAAAGAAATAAGTACATATAAATGAATGTAAAACATAATTGTACATATAAATCTGACAAGAGACATAGAGGACCTTATGACCTGAAAATTGTTaaatactgatgaaagaaatgaaagaagacccAAAGAAATGGAGCAATATACCGTATTCATGGTACTGTTGAAGACTCAACAGTAAAAATGTCAGTTTtccattaatttatatatatatatatatatgtttagcACAATTTCTATCAGaagttcaaaatgtattttttgtaaatatgaaTAAGATGATTCCAAAATTTGGAAGTGGAAAATTCTAAGTGGAAAGACAACAGTACTGGAATTAGAATAGAGAGAAATCACTACTGGATTTCAAGAGTCTGTTTTGGCAAGACAGCTAGACACATAGATGAACAGAATAGAACAGAAAGCACAGAAATCGCTCTACAGAAGTATACCTGTCGGCCTTCTACCAACGTGCAAAAGTCATTCAGTGGAGGAAGGATGATCGTCTAGCATGTGATGCTGGAACAAATGGAGAGTCACAGGCTAAAAAATGAACGATGAAtgcagatatatgaaaaattaacaCACAATGGAGCATAAGCTAAAATGTTGAGTATAAAACTGTAAAATCTTTTTAATCTATGGGAGAAATTTTTAGGGACCTAGGAAGAGAATTCTTCGAGGTCACCAAAAGCATGATCCATAAAATATGTATGTAGAGCCcatttaatatttacaaattttacATATGAAAGGCCCCAGTAAGAGGATTaatacagactgggagaaaatatttgtaaatcacgAATCCAACAAATGCCTTGTATCTAAAATGTATGAAGGATTTgcaagatttgttttttaaaataccatctaATTAGAACATGGATAATAGATGTGAAGAATCATCAGGAGGATGGATATATAAATAGCAAATAAGCCCAGGAAAAGATGATCAACAGTGACTTCACTGTTATTAGAGAAATGCTTATTAAAACCACAAggtagggctgaggttgtggctcagaggtagagcgctcgcctaccatgcgtgaaggactgggttcgatccttagcatcacataaaaataaaataaagatattgtgtccacctataactaaaaaataaatattaaaaaaccccCACAAgatatctctatatatctatttgaatgactaaaatttaaaattataaacaataagAATACCAAATGTTGACAAGCATATAGAGAAACTGGATCTCATTCCTTGCTGGGGGGaattaaaatggtacaaccacccTAAAAACATATCTGGGCAGTTTCTTAACAACTAAACACACAGTTATACCATACATCCCATTAGTCCTAATCCTGGGcatttatcccaaagaaatgaaaagatgtggCAACATTAAAAAGCTCTACGCAGTTGTTCATGAGAACTTTATTTGTAGTAGtgccaaacaaaaaacaatcaaaatgtcTCATGGTAGGCGAATGGTTAAACAGACTGGGGTGCATCCATATCATGAACAACAATTTAAATGGCTCCGCAGGGCATTATGCCAAGATCAAACTTATTGGCGTTTACAATCTTGAGGACTCCTAAAATCTTTTAGTTTTACagctatataaaatatttgtttaaaaataataattaaacctTTTCATGTCAACGTAAATAAGAAATAGTCAAACTTTCAAAACATGTAACAAGaagaatattgttttaaatttatgcaAATCTATATTAGCTTTTGGGCACATTCTCATACATGTTCCTCTATAGCATGTGTAATTAAACATAGCTAGTATGAGAACAGTAGGAATACCGAGAATATTTAACCTctgaaaacatacatatttatacagtAAATCTACTACCTGAGGAAATTCTAAAGAGAATTCACAGCCTTGATTTGTATAGGCTCTGGAAAAGTACTTTTTCCTCATTGAGCTCCTGAAAGAATTATGGAAACCCTAAGCGTTGTGGATTTTTAGAAATCGGTGTACTTTTGATcctattaatttttgtttgtccATCCTAGTTAAATTCATAAACATTTTCAGATCAGGTTAGCAAAGAACCTTCTAGTGTTTTAGTAAGGTTGTTTGTATTTAAGAGGAAAAAGCTATATGAATTAGAGGGTTGCTTTGAAAGAATACTTggaaaagatacatttttttttttttaaattgggcaaAATCAGTTTTTATTTGGAACTTAAAAAGGGCATTCCCCAAGGTTTGTTTTTGAAGAtgtgtcttcatttttatgtTCCCACTTCAACTGAATACTTAATAAGAAGTAAGGAGTGTGTTGGGCATTAAGGGCTGTGGTCACCTGTTGCATGTGTTTTGCAACCTGGAAATGAGTCACAGGAGCAGTGCAGTTGTGGAGACAAGTTTCAGCCATGTTCCTTGGCCACTGGTTGCATAGCTTGCTTGTTTTTGTTGTAATAGTGGGGAAAATTGATAgactttttaaacttatttttagagTGGAAGAACAGCCTATTTGCTCCTACTTGGAAAagattctttctaaaaatatggaACTGATGGAAAAGAAACTTGTGGACTACATTGATCGGCGAATACTCCAACTCCAGGAGCACATAGATGATAAGATTACCTTGTTAATGGACTTCCTGCAGAATCCCAACTCCCCGCCCAATGGGCTGCCTTTGAGACATTATGACTCTGGAGAAAGACTTTCCAATGGAGAAAGATAAGCTCTCAGCGTACGATGGCCTGCAGATATTTATTACCTATTTATTACAAAGCCCAAACCTAAAACGTTTATGAAAAGCAAGTATCTGATGTCCTCCGAAGGATCATCGGCTTACATAAAGTGACCTCAGTGTCCATTTTTACTGCCCTTGTTATTGTAAATCCAGTACTGTACACCAAGAGGTGACCCCATTGTTCTAAGTTATTCTTATTTGCAGTGTTTTTTTCACTTACAGATTTTTATGCattgtgttttaaatgtttaaatgctTATGGATTTCTAATGCAGTTCATTGGTTTGTATTGTATGTGTTTGAAGTACTATTTTAATTTGTACAAAGACCTTATTTAATAGTTGAAGGGTATGAAAAAATGCTTACTTGACTTTTTTCCCCTAATTGATTGTTCTTGGAAAACCAGGTGTTTTGACATGAAACATTTAATTTCAGATCACCAacttatattttatgttgtttacTTCACATTTCAAAGATGGATGTCATGTATGGTAAATGAAAGATCAGTTCTCATTGTGGCCATTGATTTTATGCTCTATCACATTGTAACAGCAGGTaggaaagtgaaaaatgaaaactggCCCATTCTTTGTTAGGATTGTTACTTGGATGCAGTGTTTGATGTAAAATGGAAGAAGTTGTCTTGTCTTACCTCAGTAACCCAGAACACATAATGAAGCCTCCTTTTCCAGCTGATACAGGTTCTTTTTCCCAGGCCTTCCTAGCTTATGTTGAGTATGAACTGCTGAGGGTCTGCATTGAAGTATTAGAGCACATGAGTCCAGTTCTGTCTGGTAGACTTGATTCTTCAGAaattagctgggcatagtggtgctcacctgtaatcccagagactctgaaagctgaggcaggaggattgcaagtttaaagccagcctcagcaacttagtgaggccctaagcaacttagcaaagacctagcctcaaaaaaataaataaattatttaaagggctgggggtgtggctcagttgtaaagcacccctgggtaaatccccagtgccacaaaacaaaacaaaaacagatataaGTGTATATATGTTGAAGGGTGATGTGtttgaatgtaaaaataaatgcattcactCTGGAAGCTACTTGTTTGGAATAAatagaagaattttctttttatttaatgtttgtttaAGATGTCTATTTTCATAAAAAGATGCTTTACCCTCAATATTTTGGTGAACTTAGTTCTTTAATATGAGAACTTATCTAATGTTTGTTCATGTAGGAGCAGAGTTCTCGTTCCTTAGATGTATGTTATTCCTGGGAATTATAATTGCACTTGTCAGAAGTGAAAACACACCTATGCCACTTGTCGGCCCAGGTCTCTCAGTTCATATTACTGTTCCAGCTGTAGTGTGACGAACCCATCATGCCAACCTGATCAGAACCAGTATCCTCTTTACCTTTCATTTTGTAACATCTTAACTGTAAAAAGTGAAAATCTAACAATTTCAACAATTACGTGCTTGAATCCTGGTAAATGGCTCCATGTTATTTCATTGAGTAATCGAAACATACAGTCTATCAGGCTTCAATTGAAATATTAAATCTGCTTTTGATTAGTAGTCAAAATACTGAAAATGTTAGAATTGATTCAAaatagcatttatattttataggagCTAATACATACCTACATGTGGAACAGAATTCAGAACTCTGAGGTAGGGAGCTGGGATCCTATGGGTTGATGTCACACTGCTTGGGGCATGAATGTTGGAGTTGGCACATTCTGCTACCACTGGACCACACTGCTTCCAGACATCCACTCTCAACCATAGACCTTATTTCCTCTTGCCAGAATGATTAGATTCCTCTTTCTCAAATGACAGGTATGAGAAAATAACTTCTGATAAAATAACTTCTTCAAAGttgtccccccacccctgcaaCAGCATCCTTAATCCACCTCTGGATGGTTTAACTGTCTATCTGTGGTTTAATTAATCTGCTTGCCAGTCAGATTATGTACTCTTCTTACTCCCCAATTTTGGAATGAGATGAAGCAAACTCTTATCCCAGACAAATCAGATTTCCTGGTGGGGTTGGGGGAGTATTTAGGAAGAACACCCATGGTCTACTAGATGAGTAACAAGAGGTCCCAGAAGAAGCTGATTCTGGGTCTATGCAGGCCACTCCCCATCTCAGCCTTGGGCAGGGGTTGGCCAGAAGCTTCCAGAATCTCCTTAACTCTGAGATGGCAGGACCCAGTTGGCAGTGGgtgatttaaaacttttattccCTAAAACATTTACCACTTAAAAAATAGCTTTGCATATTATCAATATTGTCAGACAATAATTCTTTGAAGTAATTCCGTCAGTCCCATAAAACATCTTTAAAGCTTACGTATAGCAGGAGGTCATTCTGAGTAAGTGTGGACACAGTTCAGAGGCCCAGGCACAAAGCCATTAGCTCCACTGCAGGCCTGATTGTTAATTAAGGGCCACCATAACCTGTGAGAGGCAAAGAGTCTGTCCCCTGGCTGGCTGTCCTTCTACTCCTTCTGTCTGGGTTTTGCATCTCGGCTCCTCTTCATACAGAAGTGAACCCTCTTACCGACCCctggccagcctcagcctctctgggAAGATCCCTCAAGGTTTACCACACAGAGGATCTGTGTTTGGGTCCGTTCCTCCTCCCCTGGGTGAAGGTGTGGAGGTTGCTGATGGCATATGGGAGGGAAGCCACCCTCACTGCTTGCCTACACTTCTCTGCCCAGGTGTGAAAGATGTTTGATCTCAAGACAAAGATTATCATCGGCATTGGGGCCGGCTTACTATTTGCGGCCATCGTGCTGATCTGCGTGGTCCTCAGTCTTCTCTTCAAGGTCTCCAGCATACTGAAGTGAGTCATATGGGCAGAGTGAGTGCCCTTGAGATGGGATACCTGAGTTTTCAGCTTGACTGCTCATTCTTTGCTGCAGTAGCCACTCCCTGGGTGAGGTCAAGAGCCACAGACAGGTTGGAGAAGGCAAAGGCACAGGATCTTGGGGTTATTTCCTCCCGGCTTGGGGCTGTGACTCCTAAGTAGAATGTTCTCAGCCTAGAGGCTGTGTGTCCCGGCACAGCTTTGCTGTCGTTGGACCTCACAGAGTTTCCCTTCAGGTATTTAGTAGCCCTTCGGCTGAGCCTCCCTCTGTCCTGGGTGCTGCAGACTGAATGTGGGGGACACTGTGGGAGCAAGATTTGCCTCCCACTCAGTCAAGAGGATAGGCCGCACTGACCTCCTTTTGCCAAGTT
This window contains:
- the LOC114079137 gene encoding ATPase PAAT; protein product: METGAEDSGMTGRPTLASSWDTANGVLSRSLLLTRAGVGAQDFDWEELLVPPASGQPLVSLSAVPGPRGRTPCFLDLRCDPGAGEEILAVGVLSSARNMEVYVGEEYCGTGRGQGARTVPEGSEQENIIFYKKHLKLETSTYACKIKLLSFGEKQCVFISKVVVHMKPVSGNSSPSSPALGSRIDLDKVQTIMESMGSKLSPGAQQLMNMVRFQQQNCIPIGEQLQSVLGTTGYKHMIALQPSSTSGALDKSSSTPFPFRTELTSANRTETLQAFIDKSTRPPGEGNTTSRDRCKTVPQNHSLLENDLKNAVSSFLPKKASDGSLPSSELLPFLQNLCSQVNHLRVGHNAKWQENVSKPREGIVGVAVEEQPICSYLEKILSKNMELMEKKLVDYIDRRILQLQEHIDDKITLLMDFLQNPNSPPNGLPLRHYDSGERLSNGER